GTGCAAACTCAAATTGATGAAAATCCTTTTcctgaagaagatgatggagaggcATCTGATGATAGCTACATTTGCTGGGATGAACGACAGTGTGATCCAGTGTATGCAGAGGAGAAGAGCAGGAAAGAGGAAGAGGAACTGAAGGCAACTATTGCAGAGATGAACAGGAAGAGAGAAGACCCCATGCTGCACTATGAGGGTGAGACAGATGTTGAGGACATTTTTGTCAATGATGATGAAAGTTTTGAACAAATTCCACCAGAGCAGCCTGTGAAGAAGAAAGTAAAGAGGTCGGGTCTTACACTGAGATCACACTCTCAAGTAGTGATACCTGATATTCCAGATTGGGATCCttctgatgatgaagaggaagttggttttatgaaagaggaagatgatgatggaTTTGAGCCACTTCCTTTTGTGCTGCCTAAAGGAAGAAAATCAAGagcaaagaaacaaaaagaaagggTCTGGTATGATGAGAACAGAGAAAGCCCAGAGCAACAGTTCATGTTGAAACTTTGTTTTAGAGATGTTTATCAGTTCAGAGAGGCACTCTCGAGACTGCACATTGTACAAGTGAGGAATTTTCATTTCCATAGGAATACTCCAGATAGGATAATTGTGTGTTGTAAGCAAAAGGAAAAATATGGATGTGAATTCTATATGACAGCCTCCAAGATAGCTCATGAGGAAACATTTTGCATTAAGAAGATTCACTTGAAACACACTTGTCCAACTGATCCATCTAGCACTAGAGTGAATTCT
This region of Triticum aestivum cultivar Chinese Spring chromosome 2D, IWGSC CS RefSeq v2.1, whole genome shotgun sequence genomic DNA includes:
- the LOC123053608 gene encoding uncharacterized protein isoform X1, whose product is MNRKREDPMLHYEGETDVEDIFVNDDESFEQIPPEQPVKKKVKRSGLTLRSHSQVVIPDIPDWDPSDDEEEVGFMKEEDDDGFEPLPFVLPKGRKSRAKKQKERVWYDENRESPEQQFMLKLCFRDVYQFREALSRLHIVQVRNFHFHRNTPDRIIVCCKQKEKYGCEFYMTASKIAHEETFCIKKIHLKHTCPTDPSSTRVNSKWLSTAYVDKFRSDPNTVITTIVDKAKIDFMEEVPKRMAYREKTKARNMVLGDHKKQYHRIRDYLQTVIDKNPGSRCIVTTVTGPTEEQLEAMKKGEHVDISYQPRLHGLFSV